A stretch of the Musa acuminata AAA Group cultivar baxijiao chromosome BXJ2-7, Cavendish_Baxijiao_AAA, whole genome shotgun sequence genome encodes the following:
- the LOC103992902 gene encoding uncharacterized protein LOC103992902, which produces MDDAWSWLATLPEPSQWPSTPPSLALASADSKSICLAADRTAGSDAEALLTFSITFYGFHTSSPSLTLWLSDPVSPSTPHIPLLLQLLRESVSISPSSFSLSSMKLDQEAVSGALGEDEQARAFLSLALLLRLFWLCATEAPADAGFLFFRALDAPLEQALGCQLALRGVLLALGPDVEESFMRSVGYMLCKWCILRELQGSGSSRLLPPGCCPSYAAERHGLWVLRGFAPVPAMARVGVTGSTGGPKLEAKDSVLRYALAHQQLEAVVQLEYNVCMRDPRFIRVSVRVDNIRLHVVRLRFGRRKDGEDREEAGDDEDDVVGERHFPSRARVWVGPELGSSYATGPSLGRSSGNPEREAEAMRTVKGRFGGGKTAGVKAAARTATRVRARSWRWEQEAEGGAGVFEGVLHDGATGTEVAAWRPVVGAGGGGGGDPRGGMRRRYSGWGRAFSKAGGVVVAGDEVPEAVEWRVGREMEGRVVRWRLAGRVWVSYFANDVKTGYFETRSVEWREAVDLALIAGTNELPVIT; this is translated from the coding sequence ATGGACGACGCTTGGTCTTGGCTCGCTACGCTCCCTGAGCCATCGCAATGGCCTTCCACGCCTCCCTCTCTTGCTCTTGCGTCCGCCGACAGCAAGTCCATCTGCCTCGCCGCCGACCGCACCGCCGGCTCCGACGCCGAGGCCCTCCTCACCTTCTCCATCACATTCTATGGCTTCCACACCTCCAGCCCCTCTCTTACCCTCTGGCTCTCGGACCCCGTCTCCCCCTCCACCCCTCACATCCCTCTCCTCCTCCAGCTCCTCCGCGAGTCCGTCTCCatctctccctcttctttctccttgtcCTCAATGAAGCTCGACCAAGAAGCCGTCTCGGGTGCCCTCGGCGAGGACGAGCAGGCCCGGGCTTTCCTCTCCCTCGCTCTCCTTCTCCGTCTTTTCTGGCTGTGCGCCACTGAAGCCCCCGCCGACGCGGGCTTCCTCTTCTTCCGCGCCCTCGACGCCCCCCTCGAACAAGCCCTCGGCTGCCAGCTCGCCCTGCGCGGCGTCCTCCTCGCGCTGGGGCCGGACGTCGAAGAGAGCTTCATGCGGTCCGTCGGTTACATGCTCTGTAAGTGGTGTATCCTCCGGGAGCTGCAGGGCAGCGGTTCGAGCCGCCTCCTCCCGCCCGGCTGTTGCCCCTCCTACGCGGCGGAGAGGCACGGGCTCTGGGTCCTGAGGGGCTTCGCGCCGGTGCCGGCCATGGCCCGAGTCGGCGTCACTGGATCGACCGGTGGCCCGAAACTGGAGGCAAAGGACTCTGTGCTGCGCTATGCCTTGGCCCATCAGCAGCTGGAAGCCGTGGTCCAGTTAGAGTACAACGTCTGCATGCGTGACCCACGCTTCATCCGGGTGAGCGTTCGCGTCGACAACATACGGCTCCACGTGGTCCGGCTCCGTTTCGGGCGGCGCAAGGACGGGGAGGACCGCGAGGAGGCAGGGGATGATGAAGACGACGTAGTGGGGGAACGGCACTTCCCGTCGCGGGCCCGAGTGTGGGTGGGGCCGGAGCTGGGATCGAGCTACGCCACCGGTCCGAGTCTGGGCCGGTCGAGCGGGAACCCGGAGCGAGAGGCGGAGGCGATGCGGACGGTGAAGGGGCGGTTTGGGGGCGGGAAGACAGCCGGGGTGAAGGCGGCGGCGAGGACGGCGACGAGGGTGCGAGCGCGGAGCTGGCGTTGGGAGCAGGAGGCGGAGGGCGGGGCGGGGGTGTTCGAGGGGGTGCTCCACGACGGCGCCACGGGGACGGAGGTGGCAGCGTGGAGGCCGGTCGTCggcgcaggcggcggcggcggaggggacCCAAGGGGCGGGATGAGGCGGAGGTACAGCGGATGGGGAAGGGCGTTCAGCAAGGCGGGTGGGGTGGTGGTGGCTGGGGACGAGGTGCCGGAGGCGGTGGAGTGGAGGGTGGGGAGGGAGATGGAGGGGAGGGTGGTGAGGTGGAGGCTCGCGGGTCGGGTGTGGGTGAGTTACTTCGCCAATGACGTGAAGACGGGCTACTTCGAGACGAGGAGCGTGGAATGGAGGGAGGCCGTGGACTTGGCTTTAATCGCAGGAACAAACGAGCTTCCAGTAATAACATGA